DNA sequence from the Vibrio pelagius genome:
AAAGATCTTGCCGAACTGACGCGTTGTGCTGACAAGGCAATGTACTTTGCCAAACACTCTGGAAAAAACCGTTTCGCTTATTATCAAGACAATCTCACGACGCCTTTAATTGAAGATGTGAACCGTTTTGAACCGCCTAAACCTATCGAGTCAATACCAAGTAATGTCACTGCTTTGCACCAACAATCCAACTAGCCAGCCATATACATAGCCCATAAGCTGATAAGTCCAATAATCACTATCCAAATAACTTGGCGCTGTTTACTCGGGCTCATTTTTTTGGGCTTTAAAACGGAGTTCAGAGCCGCGTTTTTCGCAGACAGAAAGAAAGGTCTATCGAGTTCTTCTTTCTTTTTTCTGCGTCGACACGCCGCGTTTGCTACCTCAGTAAAACGCTGACGTTGATCTGTGGTGAAGTCGTTCTCAAAACCAACTCGGCCACTTCTATCGTTGTGTTTAGATCGCACAGCCATCGTCGCCTCCTTGACTAGACCATCCCTATTGTAAGTATAGTCAGTAATCACGAATTTTCTGATATTCAAGTATGCGATTATCACATTTATGCAGTGCAAGTAACGTTTAAAACGGCCTTTTAGCTCCTTATCACCTCATTGCTGCCTATAAGTAATAGTGCCAATGACTGGTCAAAATCGCTAACTCACACTGCGAATAACAGTTCAGTGTTCACTTGTTCAAATTTTTCAAACAAGCCCTTCAATTTTGCACTCTGTTTGAAGTAATGCTTCCTGCTTAAACTATGAGTATTGAAACGTTTGGAGATAACAACCATGGAAAATCGACGTATTACCCAAATCATAGGTGCACAAGCAACGTCTGACGGCGATGGTGTGAAGATCCAACGAGTAGCAGGTTTTAACAACGCCAACTTTTCTCCCTTCTTGATGGTTGATGAACTCAAATCCGACGAGAGTAAAGATTACGTAGGTGGCTTTCCTCCTCACCCTCACCGAGGTATTGAAACACTGACTTACATGCTTCAAGGTCACTTCCAGCACAAAGACCATATGGGTAATGTTGGTGAGCTTCGTAGTGGCGGAGCTCAATGGATGGCAGCTGGTCGCGGGGTGATTCACAGTGAAATGCCGATGATGGAAGAGGGTTCTCTGCATGGGTTCCAAATTTGGATAAACCAACCCGCTCGCAACAAGATGAAACCCGCTCAGTACCATGACTTTCAAAGTGACACGGTAACGGAATTCCGCAGCGAAAAAGTCGGACTGTTGCGTCTTATTGCCGGCAACACATCAATTGAAGGCACTCCGTTAAGCGGGCCGTTACAAACCACAGGCGTACCACTTACTATTAGTGACTGGCGCGCACAATTGGGCCAAGTAGCAAGACTGACCACAGAACGCCACCACAATGCATTCGTTTATGTTTATAAAGGTTTGGTTGAGTTAGGCTCACAAACTTTAGTTGCAGGACAATTGGCGTTATTGAGCAAGGCTGACACTCTGGAGATAAAAGCGAAAAAAGAGTCTGGTGTGCTGATTTTTTCAGGAGAGCCCATTAATGAGCCCGTTGTTCACTACGGACCGTTTGTAATGAATAGCATGGAAGAGATCGAACAAACTATCCATGACTTTAATAATGGCGTCTTTGAAACCTATTAAGAATTTTGTCTTCTCGTTGGAAGGCTACTAAAACGTGACGTTATCCACTGCCAAGAATATCGTTCACTAGTTCGCCACGCTCATTCAGAGCGTGGCTTTTTTTAGTCGCTAAAAGTGTTTAGCAACCCATGATATTACAGGTACTCACAAAGGTAAGCTGTTGCTTCTTCAACCTTAACGTCGAAAGAAGAGTCACCTGCCACTTCAAACGAATCACCCGATTTAAACGTCGACCAATCATCTTCACCTACACGCTTAATCGTTAGTGCACCTTTTACTACTGTCATTCTTTCTGGGGCAGCAGTACCAAACGTAAACTCACCCGCTTGCATCACACCTACACTAACATCTTCACCCTCTTGTGAAAAACCAAGAGACTTAACGCCACCATCGAAATAGGTATTTTCTTTAATCATTGTACTTCCTTGTCTTTATTCAGAACGGTGTGAGCTTATAAAATGCCTCATCACCAAAATTACGTGCTTGATTGTTTTAACGAATTCATCCGTTTCCTACAAGCAATTAATCGTCATAAGTTAGTGCTTTTGAGTGTTCAATCAACTCACAATAACATTGTGTTAAATACCAAGCCGATGTTAACTCGAAATACGAGTTTACTTCGCAATGTGGATCCTGCTTCTAACTTTGACAACTCTCATTGCAAACTGCATATCCAATAAATAAAATTGTCTTTTGTAATATGAAGAAAACAGCGGTAAAAATGGGAAAAAAGGATTTTAAAAGTAGGGATTTATTAACACAGGCGCTGTTTTACCTGCTTTTATTGGCTGGCCTTATCGTAGCCGTCTTTGCCAGTTATACCGCTTATCAAACGCATCAGAAATTCATCGATCCAAGCAATGTCTACGGCACATGGATTGAGGTAGGTGCGCCTCCTTATGACACCGATATCCTCTCGCTATCAGAGCAAGGGGTGGTGATGAACCACCGCCTGATCAGTACCAACTTCAAGTTCAATGGCAAAACCATCACCATCAACACCGGCTCTGGAGAAACCGTGTATGCGATAAGTGGCACCTACGATTCGCCTCAGCTTAAACGCTTGGTCCCAAATATTCCTACACAGCAGTTTGTAAAGGAGGGCTATGAACACACGGCTATCCCTCTAAATAGCAGCGCAGTGCAGCAAAGACGTGCTTCATTGGCCGAACAATTCAGAAAATAAGTCATTTCTTACCTACTCCTCTAAAAAGAGTGGCTTCAAAAAATACTACACCGCTTCCACTTATCAACATAAAAATATGCAATATCAAAAAATTGCACCACGTCATGTCGTAAAAACCCGCCTATAAGACTTTTCCACTAGCAGTGGTGATTTTATAAAACATGGACTCAACCTCTCACCCACTGCGCAACAACTTTGTAACAAGTTGTGATTTTTTCGTTGTCCATCGAAAACGGATTTATTTTCACTTATGAAATTAAAACTCTCTCGAATACTGAACTCGACGCCCCACCTTAAGGGCTGACATGAAGTAGCAACCGATTTAACCGATCAGCGTGTACTTCAACCACATTCAAGGAGTGAGAAAAAATATGATTCGTTTAAACACGTGTGCGACCGCCATAGCACTAGCGCTATCAGGCACCGCACTGGCCGCACCTACCGCACCAAGCATTGATATGTATGGTTCCAATAACCTGCAGTTCTCTAAGATTGAACTTGCGATGGAGACCACCTCTGGCTACAACGACATGGTTAAATACCACGACAAAGCCAAGATAGCGGTTAAGTTTAACCAATGGAGTGGCACCTCTGGCGACACGTACAACATCTATTTTGATGGCGTAAAAGTGGCGACGGGCGCGATCACCGGCAGTCAAACCACCGCGTCATTTGAATACGGCCAAGGTGGCTTATATCAAATGGAAATTGAGGCTTGTGACGCGACAGGATGTAGCAAAAGTGCACCAGCACAAATCACCATTGCCGATACCGATGGTTCTCACCTTGCTCCACTCACTATGAACATCGACCCAAACAATAAGACTTACAACACTGATTCCAATACGGTAGTGGGTACTTACTTTGTTGAATGGGGCATTTATGGTCGAGACTATACTGTCGACAACATACCTGCTGATAATCTGACCCACATCCTTTACGGCTTTATCCCAATCTGTGGTCCGAATGAGTCAGTGAAATCCGTCGGTGGCAACAGCTTCAACGCGCTCATGACAGCGTGTAAAGGCGTCAATGATTATGAAGTTGTAATTCACGACCCTTGGGCTGCCTTCCAAAAAAGCTTTAACCAGGCGGGCCATGAATACAGCACGCCTATCAAAGGCAACTACGCGATGATGATGGCTTTGAAACAGCGCAATCCAGACTTGAAAATCATCCCTTCTATCGGTGGCTGGACTCTGTCTGATCCTTTCTTTGATTTTACGACCAAAGCCAACCGAGACACTTTCGTCGCTTCTGTTAAAAAATTCTTAAACACCTGGAAGTTCTACGACGGTGTTGATATCGATTGGGAATTCCCAGGTGGTGGCGGTGCTGCAGCTGATTTGGGAGACCCAGTGAACGATGGTCCTGCTTACATCGCTTTAATGGCTGAGCTGCGTGCAATGCTAGACGAGCTCGAAGCTGAAACTGGCCGTACCTATGAGCTCACATCTGCGATTGGGGTTGGTTATGACAAAATCGAAGACGTGAACTACGGCGAAGCGATTCAGTACATGGATTACATCTTCGCAATGACCTACGACTTCTACGGCGGCTGGAACAACGTGCTAGGTCATCAAACGGCACTCAACTGCGGTAACTTCATGCGTCCTGGCCAATGTGATGGCAGTGGCATTGATGAAAATGGCGAACCGTACAAAGGACCAGCCTACACCACAGACAATGGTATTCAGTTACTACTGGCTCAGGGCGTGCCTGCAAACAAGTTGGTGGTTGGTACAGCAATGTATGGTCGAGGTTGGAAAGGTGTACTTCCATCGACTCTGAGCGATCCGACAGATCCAATGACAGGCGTGGGTAACGGTAAGCTTAAGGGCAGCACTGCACAAGGTGTGTGGGAAGATGGCGTCATCGACTACAAAGGTATTAAAGCCAATATGCTTGGGGCAAACAATCAAGGCATTAATGGCTTTGAGTACGGCTATGACGAACAAGCGGAAGCACCTTACGTCTGGAACCGTACCTCAGGCCAGCTGATCACCTTTGATGACGACCGCTCTGTGAAAGCGAAAGGGGCTTATGTGCGTAGCCTTGGCTTAGCTGGTCTATTCTCTTGGGAGATTGATGCAGACAATGGAGATATCTTAAATGCGATGCACGAAGGCTTAGCTGGCGGTACGACAAACCCAGTTAACCGCAAACCAACCGCATCGGCAGGTGCAGACCAATCAGTTGAAGGTCCAGCTTCTGTTTCTCTAGATGGCAGCGCTTCAAAAGACAGCGATGGCACCATTGCGAGTTACGCTTGGTCTCAAGTGAGCGGCACAGCAGTAACACTGGCTAACGCTAATGCCGCTGTTGCAAGCTTCGATGTTGCTGAAGTCGCTCAACAAGAAACACTGACGTTCAGCCTAACGGTAACGGACAATGAAGGCGCAACCTCGACAGACACTGTGGTTGTAACAGTGACACCGAAGAACACTGTGCCAGTTAACACAGCTCCGGTCGCTGCTATCTACGCACCGGCTGAAGTCAATGCTGGCGATGTTGTGGTCGTGGATGCTTCGGGCTCAACCGATGCAGACAACGACGCATTGAGCTTCACTTGGGATATACCATCAGAGCTTAATGCAACGGTACAAGGTGCCTCTGTAAGTTTCGTTGCCGCTGAGTACACTCAAGACACACTGCTGAACTTCTCTGTTACTGTCAGCGATGGAACCGAAACCTCTGTGGCTTCAGCTTCGGTGAAGATTCTTAAGAAAACGACGGGCGGTGGCACATGTAGCAATGCTTGGGATGCGGACACTATCTACAATGGTGGCGACCAAGTGACTCAAGGCAATACGCTTTGGGAAGCGAAATGGTGGACCAAAGGAGACGATCCTTCACAATCTGGCCAATGGGGTGTTTGGAAAGAAATTGGCCCAGCAAGCTGCGCTAACTAAGATCATTTAAAACCCAAGTTCAGCTAAAACCTAGGCTCAATTAAAACCTAGACCTAATTAAAACCAAAGGCCAATGTCATTGCAGATTGGCCTTCTTCTAACATTTATCTAGAACGACGCGATCAAATCAATGCGTCGAAGCTTTCAAAGACTTGTGGGCACTTCATCACTCGACCATGTCCTTGACCTTGCGTGGTCACCAAAGTCACTCGCTCCATCTCGTTTGCAGCGCGCTCAGAGACTGAGTACTTGGTGAACTTATCTTTTTCATCGTGCACGATGATCGTATTCGATTGACGAAGCGCCAGTTTGCCGTAAGGGTCAACCGATTGGATTGGGTAGTTAAACTGCTCTTCAACTTCACCCACCACAGCTTCAAACAGTTTCATTGAGTAACCAGAACGAGCCACGCTGCCGAACAAGTTGTCTAGGTAATCCAGTACTGGTGCTATCAGAAGCAGTGGTTTGCTCTCAAGCTTCGCGTGTTTGCACTCCAGAGCCGAAGCGGTACCCATACTGTGTCCGACTAAACCAGCAACGTCTTCTATGGTATCTAGAATGGCTTCCAAACCGTTCACAAATGCAGGGATGTGACCATAAACACCATCACTACCACCATGAGCTGGGTGATCGTAAGCAAGCGCGGTAAAGCCTTTGGCCGCAATGTGTTCCATTAGAGGGTAAAACTGACTTGCCGTACCCGACCAACCATGCGTCAGAACCCAAACAGGGCCACTACCAAGTGTATAGGTTTTTAGCACACCGTCGCGGGTTGCAACTTCACCTTTAATCAAACCTTGTGGCTCGCTGTTTTTCGGCTCTGAACGCACAGGCGTCAGTAGCAGCTTACGCGCGGTTTTCTTGGCGTGGCCTGGGGCAATAATGTAGTGCAAGTTAGTTGTCGCACCAATCAGGCTGCGTTTAATGCTGAATTTTGTCGAGGTGTTGAAATAAATTTTGTCACTCATGACCGTTCCTTTTGTCCACTCTAAAATGAGTTGGCCTGTAAGCTCAGTCGAAAAAGAACGACCGTGCTTTTTGTTGTTTTAAAAAATGGCACCCGTACACTAGGTGCCAGTTTGTCTGTATTCTTTTTTAACGACTTACCGTCACGATTTAGCGCTTCCAACTCGAGATTAAGCGCTCTACCCCACTCCAAAAATGGCTGTGGCTCGCCTGTTGGCCGTGCAGCGAGTAAAATAAATTCGCGCTTAAATACAAGCCATACAACTCAAAGATGGCCTGTTTAGGTTTCAAGTCGGCTCGAAATTGCTGATTATCGATAGCTTTGGTTATCTGAATCGTCAGGTAGTCAATCCAAACCGCTATCGATTTCTGCAATGCTTGCTGGATAACCGACTTATCACTACCTACATCTTTCCATGCATCAATAAACATACAACTGCCTTGAAAAGAGTGATTCCAACCAAGCCAGTTGTCGAGTAACTGTTTGAGTTTCACCTCAATATCACCATCACCTAACTCACGGGCGGGCATGATGACGCGTTCAGTGAACACTTGATTCGAGTATTCAAGTACCGCTAACTGCATGTTCTCTTTAGAATTGAAATGAGCAAAAAGACCACTTTTCGACATGCCGCATTGCTTCGCCAGCTCGCCGATGGTCAGACTCTCCAAACCATTCTCGCTCGCCAAAGCAAATGCATGACTTAATATATGCTCTTTTGTAATTTTTCCTTTACTCATCATTCATCACATCAAATTGAGACCTGTCATTTTTAGCACGTTCGTTCTTTTTTGCAATTATTATTTTGCTTCTGCTCAAAATTTGATTTCTTTGTTGCCGATGTTTGTGGAAAAATGCAAAGTTATCAATGCGTTTATTTCATCGTCGCTTACTGCTGCGTTTGCTCTTTTTACAACCTCTTGCAAGGACTGCATATGACTTCACTTTGGCAACAATTCGCGTTTTCAGCCTCGATCACTGGGCCTATCTGTCTGATGTTGGTACTCGGTGTCATGCTCAAACGTGTTGGGTTGATCAATGAGAACTTTATCGACGTCGCCTCAAAAGTGGTTTTCCAAGTCACCCTTCCAGCGATGTTGTTCTTGAGTATCGTTCAATCTGATCACGATTTCGCTGCCAGCGGTAAGCTCGTGGTGTTCGGAGTCGTCGCAAACTTTCTGTTCTTCCTATTTACTACGCTGTCCACTCGCCTAGCTTTTGCAGAACCAAAAGATCAAGGTGTCATCGTGCAAGGGGGCTTTAGAGCGAACACCGCCATCATAGGTTTAGCCTACGTAGCGAATATTTACGGTAATGATGGCGTTGCACTGGCTGCAATTTATGTCGCTTCTTTAACTGTGCTGTATAACATTCAAGCCGTAGTCGCTCTGACACCAAAAGGCCAAGAGTCCGGCCAACAAGCGGTACAAGTTATCGTAAAAACCCTGACCAAGAACCCTTTGATCATCGCTATCTTGCTTGGAGTCGTGTTCTATGCATTGGCGATTCCCGTTCCCAAAATGGTGTCTGATGCGGGTCAGTACTTTGCCAACATGACGCTGCCGCTCGCCCTTTTATGTACTGGTGGGTCGTTAGATATTGGCTCTCTAAAGAAAGACCAAACCTCCACTTGGTTTGCCACTAGCTATAAATTGGTACTGGCTCCACTCGCTATTACTCTCGCGGCACTACTTTTTGGCTTTAAAGAGCAAGAGCTGGGACTGATCTTCCTTATGAGTTCAGCCCCAACCGCCGCCGCAAGCTATGTGATGGCGCGCGCAATGGGGGGAAACTCAACCTTAGCAGCCAATATCATTGCGCTGACAACAGTGATGTCACTAATCACTTGCACGCTGGGTATATTCACTTTGAAAGCAACTGGATTGATATAGCTGCGAGTCGCTTCAAACAAACGGGCTTTGATTGGGTAGAAACCAGACTCTCTTTTGATTTAACGCTAGAGCAAGACCCAAGAACACTGCTAACTTCTTGGAAAATTTTTCTAAGAGTCTTGTTATGTCTACAACTAGTTCAAAATCGTCTACATATATTGCCAGCCTAGAGTTAGGTCGTGTGGTCGCTATTTTGGCGATCATCGGCTTACACTGCCAAATGGCCCTCTCTTATGCGTTAATCGATGAGGTTCCATGGGTAGGTTATACCCTCAACCAAGCGGCTCGTTTTGCCGTACCGTTGTTCTTCCTCATTTCCGGTTACCTTATTCAGCCTAAGCTTACGTGCTCGCCATGGGAAACTTTGATAAATTATTCCAAACCACTGCTTAAGGTTTGGTTAGCTTGGAGCATCATTAGCTTATTGATGCCGTTCAATCTCGGTAAAGTAATGGAAGTTGGCTACCTAGCCGAGCGAGAAGGCTACTGGGGCTTCCTGATGTCGACACCACTGAATAGCTTATTCGAAGGGGGTTTAGTGCACTTATGGTTTATCCCCGCCCTCATCTGTGCGGTTGCGATTCTCGCACTGCTCATCGAAATGAAGCTAACCAAAGCGATCTTGCCTTTGGCGCTAGTGTTATACCTCTACGGCGTCTTGGCGGGTAGTTACGCACCTTTGACTGAATTGGAAGCGCCGATTTTCACACGCAATGGTCCCTTCTTTAGCACACTGTTAGTCGCTGTTGGCTTTATGATTCGACAAAACAGTTGGCGACTCACTTCGATGCAATCCATCGCGATGGCCGTATTAGGAATGGCAATCCACTTTGGCGAAGCGGCTTGGTTGATGGGATATGATGTCGCATTCAATATCAATGACTTCTTAGCGGGCACGGCACTGTGGGGCATCGGCGTGTTTATGTGGTTGCTTGCAAACCCAACCGTCGGTGACAAGCGTTGGATTCAGGCTATTTCCAGCCGTATGCTTGGTATTTATGTTAGCCATCTACTGCTGATCATCGTGATGTTTAATATCTGCGGAATGCTCGGTATTACAGGCTTGTCTAAGGATGTTCTCACGTACAGCATGACGATAATTCTCAGCTTCGGCTTAGTCGTCGTGCTTGAGAAAAGCCCTTTGCGCAGTGTGCTACTTCGCTAATTCATTGTCTAGCTTAGCCAACTCATGGAGATAGACCAAGGTCGTGGCTTGCAGAGAACCACGACCTTTTTCTTTAACTGCTACGACCAAAGGCTCGCGATTCCCATCCAATTTTATCCTATACTCATTCTTAATAAGTCTTTATTTTTCAGGAAGAAGAATGACACTATTGCGGCTCATTACGCTTGGCTTTTTCACCTATTCAACACTTGTTTTTGCCACTCCTTGGACTTTTGTAAAAAGTGACGATGGGATAACAATCCATAAACGCGACCACGGCAATGGCTTGGTAGAAATACGAGCTCAAATGCAAGTCGAGACCAGCTACTCCGGTTTCCTGCTATTACTTGAAGACAGCGATAACGTGCCCAACTGGATCGATAATGTGTCCCACACTGAAGTGCTGATGCAGATCTCTGCCAACGAAAACATTGTCTATACCCAATTCAAAGCCCCATGGCCAGCCCGAGATAGAGACATGGTGACCTACTCCAAATATGAAGTGGAAGAGGGTCAATTTACTCTGACTATTAAAGACGCGTCGAACTACCTTGCAAAAGAGTCTGGCTATATCCGCATTCGCGATGTGGACGCTGTATGGACACTGCAACCTCTCACTAACGGCTTCACACACATCAACTACATAGCTTATGCAAACGCCGGGGGCATATTACCTGATTGGCTAATGAATCGCTTGTCGGCAAACAACGCCTTTAGCACCTTTCAAAAACTCAAACGTCAGTTGCCAAAGTACCAAGGGAAACAGCACCCCAACTTAAGCCAATAGCGTGTTATTTTCAGTCGTCAGAGAATTTACCAGCCAATGCTTTAATTACGCCTCGCCAAGTCGCGAGCAAGAATCAAAGCCAAGCCAGTTAAGACAATCATCCATGGTGGAGGTAGGCGTAACGCCATGGCAATCCTTACATGAGTTTATCAAATGGAAGATAAATCAAGTTTAGGACAACCAGAGACACCATGCTGCCAAAGGTTAAATACATGCCTCGCTTTCTGCCTTTTAGACTACGCGCCAGAATACTTTTACCGTGAATAATACGACCGACGATAAAAGCGATACCGATAATATGAATCAACCACACATTGGCACCATTGAACTCTAACAATGCCATTAGAATCACAGTTATCGGGATATAGTCCATCGCATTACTCTGCGCAGAGCGAGCGATTTGCAGCGATTCAACACCACCATCTGCATGGGCGACCTGATTCTTCCTTCTCTGCTTGATCACTTCAATGGCTAACCAAAGCATAATAAGGGCGAGTAAAGAGGCATATAACGCTGTAACCATGGTGTTTCC
Encoded proteins:
- a CDS encoding DUF2850 domain-containing protein, producing MGKKDFKSRDLLTQALFYLLLLAGLIVAVFASYTAYQTHQKFIDPSNVYGTWIEVGAPPYDTDILSLSEQGVVMNHRLISTNFKFNGKTITINTGSGETVYAISGTYDSPQLKRLVPNIPTQQFVKEGYEHTAIPLNSSAVQQRRASLAEQFRK
- a CDS encoding acyltransferase; translation: MSTTSSKSSTYIASLELGRVVAILAIIGLHCQMALSYALIDEVPWVGYTLNQAARFAVPLFFLISGYLIQPKLTCSPWETLINYSKPLLKVWLAWSIISLLMPFNLGKVMEVGYLAEREGYWGFLMSTPLNSLFEGGLVHLWFIPALICAVAILALLIEMKLTKAILPLALVLYLYGVLAGSYAPLTELEAPIFTRNGPFFSTLLVAVGFMIRQNSWRLTSMQSIAMAVLGMAIHFGEAAWLMGYDVAFNINDFLAGTALWGIGVFMWLLANPTVGDKRWIQAISSRMLGIYVSHLLLIIVMFNICGMLGITGLSKDVLTYSMTIILSFGLVVVLEKSPLRSVLLR
- a CDS encoding pirin family protein; this translates as MENRRITQIIGAQATSDGDGVKIQRVAGFNNANFSPFLMVDELKSDESKDYVGGFPPHPHRGIETLTYMLQGHFQHKDHMGNVGELRSGGAQWMAAGRGVIHSEMPMMEEGSLHGFQIWINQPARNKMKPAQYHDFQSDTVTEFRSEKVGLLRLIAGNTSIEGTPLSGPLQTTGVPLTISDWRAQLGQVARLTTERHHNAFVYVYKGLVELGSQTLVAGQLALLSKADTLEIKAKKESGVLIFSGEPINEPVVHYGPFVMNSMEEIEQTIHDFNNGVFETY
- a CDS encoding alpha/beta hydrolase, with the translated sequence MSDKIYFNTSTKFSIKRSLIGATTNLHYIIAPGHAKKTARKLLLTPVRSEPKNSEPQGLIKGEVATRDGVLKTYTLGSGPVWVLTHGWSGTASQFYPLMEHIAAKGFTALAYDHPAHGGSDGVYGHIPAFVNGLEAILDTIEDVAGLVGHSMGTASALECKHAKLESKPLLLIAPVLDYLDNLFGSVARSGYSMKLFEAVVGEVEEQFNYPIQSVDPYGKLALRQSNTIIVHDEKDKFTKYSVSERAANEMERVTLVTTQGQGHGRVMKCPQVFESFDALI
- a CDS encoding START domain-containing protein, which gives rise to MTLLRLITLGFFTYSTLVFATPWTFVKSDDGITIHKRDHGNGLVEIRAQMQVETSYSGFLLLLEDSDNVPNWIDNVSHTEVLMQISANENIVYTQFKAPWPARDRDMVTYSKYEVEEGQFTLTIKDASNYLAKESGYIRIRDVDAVWTLQPLTNGFTHINYIAYANAGGILPDWLMNRLSANNAFSTFQKLKRQLPKYQGKQHPNLSQ
- a CDS encoding pyrimidine/purine nucleoside phosphorylase — its product is MIKENTYFDGGVKSLGFSQEGEDVSVGVMQAGEFTFGTAAPERMTVVKGALTIKRVGEDDWSTFKSGDSFEVAGDSSFDVKVEEATAYLCEYL
- a CDS encoding glycosyl hydrolase family 18 protein, with the translated sequence MIRLNTCATAIALALSGTALAAPTAPSIDMYGSNNLQFSKIELAMETTSGYNDMVKYHDKAKIAVKFNQWSGTSGDTYNIYFDGVKVATGAITGSQTTASFEYGQGGLYQMEIEACDATGCSKSAPAQITIADTDGSHLAPLTMNIDPNNKTYNTDSNTVVGTYFVEWGIYGRDYTVDNIPADNLTHILYGFIPICGPNESVKSVGGNSFNALMTACKGVNDYEVVIHDPWAAFQKSFNQAGHEYSTPIKGNYAMMMALKQRNPDLKIIPSIGGWTLSDPFFDFTTKANRDTFVASVKKFLNTWKFYDGVDIDWEFPGGGGAAADLGDPVNDGPAYIALMAELRAMLDELEAETGRTYELTSAIGVGYDKIEDVNYGEAIQYMDYIFAMTYDFYGGWNNVLGHQTALNCGNFMRPGQCDGSGIDENGEPYKGPAYTTDNGIQLLLAQGVPANKLVVGTAMYGRGWKGVLPSTLSDPTDPMTGVGNGKLKGSTAQGVWEDGVIDYKGIKANMLGANNQGINGFEYGYDEQAEAPYVWNRTSGQLITFDDDRSVKAKGAYVRSLGLAGLFSWEIDADNGDILNAMHEGLAGGTTNPVNRKPTASAGADQSVEGPASVSLDGSASKDSDGTIASYAWSQVSGTAVTLANANAAVASFDVAEVAQQETLTFSLTVTDNEGATSTDTVVVTVTPKNTVPVNTAPVAAIYAPAEVNAGDVVVVDASGSTDADNDALSFTWDIPSELNATVQGASVSFVAAEYTQDTLLNFSVTVSDGTETSVASASVKILKKTTGGGTCSNAWDADTIYNGGDQVTQGNTLWEAKWWTKGDDPSQSGQWGVWKEIGPASCAN
- a CDS encoding AEC family transporter, with amino-acid sequence MTSLWQQFAFSASITGPICLMLVLGVMLKRVGLINENFIDVASKVVFQVTLPAMLFLSIVQSDHDFAASGKLVVFGVVANFLFFLFTTLSTRLAFAEPKDQGVIVQGGFRANTAIIGLAYVANIYGNDGVALAAIYVASLTVLYNIQAVVALTPKGQESGQQAVQVIVKTLTKNPLIIAILLGVVFYALAIPVPKMVSDAGQYFANMTLPLALLCTGGSLDIGSLKKDQTSTWFATSYKLVLAPLAITLAALLFGFKEQELGLIFLMSSAPTAAASYVMARAMGGNSTLAANIIALTTVMSLITCTLGIFTLKATGLI
- a CDS encoding TetR/AcrR family transcriptional regulator; amino-acid sequence: MSKGKITKEHILSHAFALASENGLESLTIGELAKQCGMSKSGLFAHFNSKENMQLAVLEYSNQVFTERVIMPARELGDGDIEVKLKQLLDNWLGWNHSFQGSCMFIDAWKDVGSDKSVIQQALQKSIAVWIDYLTIQITKAIDNQQFRADLKPKQAIFELYGLYLSANLFYSLHGQQASHSHFWSGVERLISSWKR
- a CDS encoding MAPEG family protein gives rise to the protein MVTALYASLLALIMLWLAIEVIKQRRKNQVAHADGGVESLQIARSAQSNAMDYIPITVILMALLEFNGANVWLIHIIGIAFIVGRIIHGKSILARSLKGRKRGMYLTFGSMVSLVVLNLIYLPFDKLM